One genomic region from Gemmobacter aquarius encodes:
- a CDS encoding ABC transporter ATP-binding protein, whose translation MALAFVVMTVEGSTLGLLSYSLKPLFDQVFTSGGTTSLLLVGTGILSLFLIRAVTSILSRVLLTTVSLRTAAAMQLDLLGHILRQDGTFFQTNPPGTLMERVQGDTAAVQSIWMTVIVAAGRDTVALTGLMVVAVGIDLRWTLAALIGAPLLILPTAILQRYLRRKSKQLRAEAGQRSTRLDEIFHGIQAIKLNRQESYQTGRFGAIIAKLNRAQTKATVAQSVMPAMIDVVTGIGFFAVLLLGGREVAQGTRTVGEFMSFFTAMALTFQPIRRLGELFGSWQVAAASLERIFRLFDVEPAMTRPVTSTAPLPVGIPGVEFRDVRFSYPGVPVLDGLTFAAEAGKMTAIVGPSGAGKTTVFHMLTALAEPDSGSIRIGGQEIGGFSLPDQRGLFASVSQDTALFDETLRENILMGRDDVTSNRLGSILGAAHLADFVAGLPLGLDTPAGPRGSGLSGGQRQRVAIARALVADAPVLLLDEATSALDAQSEAVVAEALATLATGRTTLVIAHRLSTVRDADKIVVMNRGRVVEQGKHDDLLAQGGLYASLYRLQFKED comes from the coding sequence ATGGCGCTGGCCTTCGTGGTCATGACGGTCGAGGGCAGCACGCTCGGCCTGCTCAGCTATTCGCTCAAGCCGTTGTTCGACCAGGTCTTCACAAGCGGCGGTACCACATCGCTTTTGCTGGTCGGAACCGGCATCCTGTCGCTGTTCCTGATCCGCGCGGTGACCTCGATCCTGTCGCGTGTGCTTCTCACCACCGTGTCGCTGCGGACGGCGGCGGCGATGCAGCTTGACCTTCTGGGCCATATCCTGCGGCAGGACGGCACCTTTTTCCAGACCAACCCGCCCGGCACGCTGATGGAGAGGGTGCAGGGCGACACCGCCGCCGTGCAGTCGATCTGGATGACGGTGATCGTAGCGGCTGGCCGCGATACCGTGGCGCTGACGGGGCTTATGGTCGTGGCCGTGGGCATCGATCTGCGCTGGACGCTGGCCGCACTGATCGGCGCGCCGCTCCTGATCCTGCCGACCGCGATTTTGCAACGCTACCTGCGCCGCAAGTCCAAGCAATTGCGCGCCGAGGCAGGCCAACGCTCGACCCGTCTGGACGAGATTTTCCACGGCATCCAGGCGATCAAGCTGAACCGTCAGGAAAGCTACCAGACCGGCCGGTTCGGGGCGATCATCGCCAAGCTGAACCGCGCCCAGACCAAGGCGACCGTGGCACAGTCGGTCATGCCCGCGATGATCGACGTGGTGACCGGCATCGGGTTCTTTGCCGTCCTGCTGCTTGGCGGGCGCGAGGTCGCGCAAGGCACCCGCACCGTGGGCGAATTCATGTCGTTCTTCACCGCAATGGCGCTGACCTTCCAGCCGATCCGCCGCCTGGGCGAATTGTTCGGATCATGGCAAGTCGCGGCTGCCAGCCTCGAGCGGATCTTCCGGCTGTTCGATGTCGAACCTGCGATGACCCGCCCCGTCACCAGCACCGCCCCTTTGCCGGTGGGCATCCCCGGCGTCGAATTCCGCGACGTGCGCTTTTCCTACCCCGGAGTGCCGGTTCTGGACGGGCTGACCTTCGCCGCCGAAGCGGGCAAGATGACCGCGATCGTCGGCCCTTCGGGCGCGGGCAAGACCACGGTCTTTCACATGCTGACTGCCCTTGCCGAACCCGACAGCGGCAGCATCCGGATCGGCGGGCAAGAGATCGGCGGCTTCAGCCTGCCCGACCAGCGCGGGCTTTTCGCCTCGGTCAGCCAGGACACCGCCCTGTTCGACGAGACCCTGCGCGAGAATATCCTGATGGGGCGCGACGATGTCACGTCCAACCGCCTTGGCAGCATCCTCGGCGCTGCCCATCTGGCCGATTTCGTCGCCGGCCTGCCGCTCGGACTCGACACGCCGGCAGGGCCGCGCGGATCGGGCCTGTCGGGAGGGCAGCGCCAGCGCGTCGCCATCGCCCGCGCCCTTGTGGCCGATGCGCCTGTCCTGCTGCTGGATGAGGCGACGAGTGCGCTCGATGCCCAATCCGAAGCGGTGGTGGCGGAAGCACTCGCCACGCTTGCCACGGGGCGCACCACGCTGGTGATCGCGCACCGCCTGTCGACCGTGCGCGATGCCGACAAGATCGTGGTGATGAACCGCGGCAGGGTTGTCGAACAGGGCAAGCATGACGATCTTCTGGCACAGGGCGGGCTTTACGCCAGCCTTTACCGGCTGCAATTCAAGGAAGACTGA
- a CDS encoding pyridoxal-phosphate-dependent aminotransferase family protein, which yields MSLAHGRPYLAIPGPSVMPDRVLAAMHRAAPNIYEGKLPDMVETLWPDLRRVAGTTQNVALYIANGHGVWEAANMNLFSRGDRALVLATGRFGLSWAESVRALGVTVDVLDFGKSSPVDFDRVETALRADGGAYKAVLCTHVDTASTVRTDVPRLREVMDAVGHPALLAVDCIASMACDEFHMDAWGVDVVVAASQKGLMVPPGIGFVWFSQKARERCRTSDLRTPYWDWAPRADATEFWQYWNGTAPTHHLFGLRESLDMLAEEGMPAVWKRHEVLARTVWAAFDAWGAGSPDIALNVADPAHRGRSVTAARMGAPHATRLREWTEHKGGVTLGIGLGMAAPSEPAYHGFLRVAHMGHVNAHMTLGALAVMEAGMVSLNIPHGQGALAAAARVVGSAV from the coding sequence ATGAGCCTTGCCCACGGACGCCCCTATCTTGCCATTCCCGGCCCTTCGGTCATGCCCGACAGGGTGCTGGCGGCGATGCATCGTGCGGCGCCGAACATCTATGAAGGCAAGCTGCCCGACATGGTCGAGACGCTGTGGCCCGACTTGCGGCGCGTGGCAGGCACGACCCAGAACGTGGCGCTTTACATCGCCAACGGGCATGGCGTCTGGGAAGCGGCCAACATGAACCTTTTCTCGCGCGGCGACCGTGCGCTGGTGCTGGCGACGGGGCGTTTCGGTCTGTCATGGGCCGAAAGCGTGCGCGCCTTGGGCGTGACGGTCGATGTGCTCGATTTCGGCAAATCCTCGCCGGTCGATTTCGACAGGGTGGAAACGGCGCTGCGGGCCGATGGCGGGGCCTACAAGGCGGTCTTGTGCACCCATGTCGATACGGCAAGCACGGTGCGGACCGATGTTCCGCGCCTGCGGGAGGTGATGGATGCCGTGGGGCATCCGGCGCTGCTGGCGGTGGATTGCATCGCGTCGATGGCCTGCGACGAATTCCACATGGATGCATGGGGCGTCGATGTGGTGGTCGCCGCCAGCCAGAAGGGGCTGATGGTGCCGCCGGGCATCGGCTTCGTGTGGTTTTCGCAAAAAGCGCGCGAGCGGTGCCGCACGTCTGACCTTCGCACGCCCTATTGGGACTGGGCGCCCCGCGCCGATGCGACCGAGTTCTGGCAATACTGGAACGGCACCGCCCCCACGCATCACCTGTTCGGCCTGCGCGAAAGCCTCGACATGCTGGCCGAAGAGGGGATGCCCGCAGTCTGGAAGCGGCACGAGGTGCTGGCACGCACAGTCTGGGCGGCCTTTGACGCATGGGGTGCGGGCAGTCCCGACATCGCGCTGAACGTGGCCGATCCGGCGCATCGCGGGCGGTCGGTCACGGCGGCCCGCATGGGTGCCCCGCACGCCACCCGCCTGCGCGAATGGACCGAGCACAAGGGCGGCGTGACGCTGGGCATCGGGCTTGGCATGGCCGCCCCGTCCGAGCCCGCCTATCACGGGTTCCTGCGGGTGGCGCATATGGGCCATGTGAACGCCCATATGACGCTGGGCGCGCTGGCGGTGATGGAGGCGGGGATGGTCAGCCTGAACATCCCGCACGGGCAGGGGGCACTTGCCGCCGCTGCCCGCGTGGTCGGTTCGGCTGTCTGA
- the copM gene encoding CopM family metallochaperone, which yields MKKTALLVATLMLAAPAARAETMTHSTDHSGHMMAGDAATQAYRDANMAMHQGMDIEYTGDADIDFVTGMIAHHQGAIDMARIVLEHGSDPEIRKLAEGIVAAQESEIAFMRDWLAKNGQ from the coding sequence ATGAAAAAGACCGCTCTTCTTGTCGCCACGCTGATGCTCGCCGCACCTGCCGCCCGGGCCGAGACGATGACCCATTCGACCGACCATTCCGGCCACATGATGGCGGGAGATGCGGCCACGCAGGCCTACCGCGATGCCAATATGGCCATGCATCAGGGCATGGACATCGAATACACCGGCGATGCGGATATCGATTTCGTCACCGGCATGATCGCCCATCACCAAGGCGCCATCGACATGGCCAGGATCGTACTGGAACACGGGTCCGACCCCGAGATCAGGAAACTCGCCGAAGGAATCGTCGCCGCGCAGGAAAGCGAGATCGCCTTCATGCGCGACTGGCTGGCAAAGAACGGTCAGTAA
- a CDS encoding gamma-glutamyl-gamma-aminobutyrate hydrolase family protein: MTSPSPCRSHDRRPVVGIIGNMSLLNSEYAVHAGGVMNSEAVAQVSGCLPLIIPSDPRFVSVAELLDLCDGFLLTGGRPNVHPSEYGEEETPAHGCFDRCRDAVTLPLIRACVERGQPFLGICRGFQEVNVALGGTLHPEIRDLPGRMNHRMPPDGTIEEKFALRHPVRFVEGGVFHRLMGAPEVMTNTLHGQGIARPGGRIVIDGHAPDGTPEAIYVKDAPGFTLSVQWHPEWNAIGDPVSRPLFTAFGAAVAAWAQGVRPVVPAIPVSA; the protein is encoded by the coding sequence ATGACCAGCCCAAGCCCTTGCCGCAGCCATGACCGCAGACCGGTCGTCGGCATCATTGGCAACATGAGCCTTCTGAATTCGGAATATGCCGTGCATGCAGGCGGCGTGATGAATTCCGAAGCGGTCGCGCAGGTCTCGGGCTGCCTGCCGCTGATCATCCCGTCTGACCCGCGCTTCGTGTCGGTCGCCGAACTCCTCGACCTTTGCGACGGCTTTTTGCTGACGGGGGGGCGCCCGAACGTGCACCCCAGCGAATACGGCGAGGAAGAGACCCCCGCGCATGGCTGCTTTGACCGCTGCCGCGATGCGGTCACCCTGCCGCTGATCCGCGCCTGCGTCGAACGGGGCCAGCCCTTTCTCGGCATTTGCCGCGGCTTTCAAGAGGTGAACGTGGCCCTTGGCGGCACGCTGCACCCCGAAATCCGCGATCTGCCGGGACGGATGAACCACCGCATGCCACCCGATGGCACGATCGAGGAAAAGTTCGCCCTGCGTCACCCCGTGCGCTTCGTCGAAGGCGGGGTCTTCCACCGCCTGATGGGCGCGCCCGAGGTGATGACCAACACACTGCACGGCCAAGGCATAGCCCGTCCGGGGGGGCGCATCGTGATCGATGGCCACGCGCCCGACGGCACGCCCGAAGCGATCTATGTCAAGGATGCGCCGGGGTTCACGCTTTCGGTGCAGTGGCACCCCGAATGGAACGCGATCGGAGATCCGGTGTCACGCCCGCTCTTCACGGCCTTCGGCGCGGCTGTCGCGGCTTGGGCGCAGGGCGTCCGGCCCGTGGTGCCTGCCATTCCGGTCTCTGCCTGA
- a CDS encoding D-lyxose/D-mannose family sugar isomerase, translated as MKRSRINDIMAAADEMIRHYGFVLPPFAYWTPDEFKAKAAQAGRIIDARMGWDITDFGAEKFDEMGLFLFTLRNGQLADLKRGGGMCYAEKLLISRQDQLSPTHTHFLKAEDIINRGGATLVIELYGSDDKGNFAPDRGGMVRCDGLDVPYTPGMKLKLAPGESVTLMPGDWHAFWGEGGDVLIGEVSTVNDDLIDNIYVQPIGRFAEIEEDVAPTHLLVSDYDSWLPR; from the coding sequence ATGAAACGCTCGCGCATCAATGACATCATGGCGGCGGCGGACGAGATGATCCGCCACTACGGCTTCGTGCTGCCGCCCTTTGCCTATTGGACGCCGGACGAGTTCAAGGCCAAGGCAGCACAGGCGGGGCGGATCATCGATGCCCGCATGGGCTGGGACATCACCGATTTCGGGGCCGAGAAGTTCGACGAGATGGGGCTGTTCCTCTTCACCCTGCGCAATGGCCAATTGGCTGATCTCAAGCGCGGCGGGGGCATGTGCTATGCCGAAAAGCTGCTGATCTCGCGGCAGGACCAATTGTCGCCCACGCACACGCACTTTCTAAAGGCCGAAGATATCATCAACCGGGGCGGGGCCACGCTGGTGATCGAGCTTTACGGATCGGACGACAAAGGCAATTTCGCGCCGGATCGTGGCGGCATGGTGCGCTGTGACGGGCTCGATGTGCCCTATACGCCGGGGATGAAGCTGAAACTCGCGCCGGGCGAAAGCGTCACGCTGATGCCCGGCGACTGGCACGCCTTTTGGGGCGAGGGCGGCGATGTGCTGATCGGCGAGGTCTCGACCGTGAACGACGACCTGATCGACAATATCTATGTCCAGCCCATCGGCCGCTTCGCCGAGATCGAGGAAGACGTGGCGCCGACGCATCTGCTCGTCAGCGATTACGACAGCTGGCTGCCCCGCTGA
- a CDS encoding L,D-transpeptidase, with protein sequence MRPSFRLATAALAALFLSGCVPDQAMIDAGLAKPPEPKIEQGVYVSSMDGRFTLPAVPVEKVPPEFQRQTVYYPTDQAPGTIIIDTAARHLYLVTGKNMALRYGISVGKAGFEWSGEALITNRKEWPTWTPPPEMIDRKPELEKWKDGQPGGLENPLGARALYLTTNGIDYGYRIHGTPEWFSIGRNASSGCIRMINQDVIDLYARVQDGAKVIVLNRDGSIPTKLTLPPPAPKKPKPAATPAPVPAAMPAFKPGLTGVPPALIVPPPATTN encoded by the coding sequence ATGCGCCCTTCCTTTCGTCTTGCGACGGCGGCCCTCGCCGCCCTGTTCCTGAGCGGCTGCGTGCCCGATCAGGCGATGATCGATGCAGGGCTTGCCAAACCGCCCGAGCCAAAGATCGAACAGGGCGTCTATGTCTCGTCGATGGATGGCCGCTTTACCCTGCCCGCCGTTCCGGTCGAGAAGGTTCCGCCCGAATTCCAGCGCCAGACCGTCTATTACCCGACCGATCAGGCCCCCGGCACGATCATCATCGACACCGCTGCGCGGCACCTCTATCTGGTGACCGGCAAGAACATGGCGTTGCGCTATGGCATATCGGTCGGCAAGGCCGGTTTCGAATGGTCCGGCGAGGCGCTGATCACCAACCGCAAGGAATGGCCGACCTGGACGCCGCCGCCGGAAATGATCGACCGCAAGCCCGAGCTTGAAAAGTGGAAGGACGGCCAACCCGGCGGTCTGGAAAACCCGCTGGGCGCGCGGGCACTGTACCTGACGACGAACGGGATCGACTATGGCTACCGCATCCACGGCACGCCGGAATGGTTCTCGATCGGGCGCAATGCCTCGTCCGGCTGCATCCGCATGATCAACCAGGACGTGATCGACCTTTACGCCCGCGTGCAGGACGGCGCCAAGGTGATCGTGCTCAACCGCGACGGCTCGATCCCGACCAAGCTGACCCTGCCGCCGCCAGCGCCGAAAAAGCCCAAGCCTGCCGCGACACCGGCCCCTGTCCCCGCCGCCATGCCCGCCTTTAAACCGGGTCTGACCGGCGTGCCACCGGCCCTGATCGTGCCGCCGCCCGCAACCACCAACTGA